The Candidatus Protochlamydia phocaeensis genome contains a region encoding:
- a CDS encoding ribose-phosphate diphosphokinase: protein MSYYRGPLLFCGSSHTVLGEEISRCLAIPLGRLSLDQFPDGETKVEILEEVRGRDVFVLQSTALNPNFYLMELLILIDALKRASAKNIVAIIPYFGYCRQDRKDKPGVPITAKLVANMLAVAGMSRLITLDLHAGQLEGFFEVPVDHLSCQSLLAAQARQMLGKDGIVVAPDIGSVKVAKKMAKLLGIEMAIIEKQRTTAFDVQMTLIGNVAGKHVLLADDMCSTGGTLVAAAQLCRQQGAKNVIAAVTHGICAGDAIKDIEDSILTSLIMTNTVPMLNRFSHSKKVAVLSIASLIAEAIKGLLDDYIRPGYAMSLI from the coding sequence ATGAGCTATTATAGAGGCCCTTTATTATTCTGCGGCTCTTCGCATACCGTTTTGGGAGAAGAAATAAGCCGTTGCTTAGCCATCCCATTGGGACGCCTATCCCTCGATCAGTTTCCCGATGGAGAAACCAAAGTGGAAATTTTAGAAGAGGTAAGAGGGCGCGACGTATTCGTTTTGCAATCGACGGCCTTGAATCCCAATTTCTATTTAATGGAGCTGCTCATCCTCATCGATGCGCTCAAGCGGGCATCCGCTAAAAACATTGTGGCGATCATTCCTTATTTTGGCTATTGCCGGCAAGACCGCAAGGACAAGCCCGGCGTTCCCATTACCGCTAAGCTCGTGGCTAACATGCTAGCAGTCGCCGGCATGTCACGCCTGATCACTTTGGACTTGCATGCCGGCCAGCTTGAGGGATTTTTTGAAGTGCCTGTCGATCATCTGTCTTGCCAGTCCTTGCTGGCTGCCCAAGCCAGGCAAATGCTTGGGAAGGATGGCATTGTGGTCGCTCCAGACATCGGAAGCGTAAAGGTTGCTAAAAAAATGGCTAAGCTGTTGGGGATAGAGATGGCGATTATCGAAAAACAGCGCACAACGGCATTCGACGTACAAATGACATTGATTGGCAATGTAGCGGGCAAGCATGTCCTGCTGGCCGATGACATGTGTTCAACAGGCGGAACGCTTGTCGCTGCAGCGCAATTATGCCGGCAGCAAGGAGCAAAAAACGTGATTGCTGCTGTGACGCATGGCATTTGCGCAGGTGATGCCATCAAGGACATAGAAGACAGCATTTTAACGTCTTTGATTATGACCAATACCGTTCCTATGCTTAATCGCTTCTCTCATTCTAAAAAGGTGGCGGTCCTTTCGATCGCTTCCTTGATCGCAGAGGCAATCAAAGGATTGCTGGATGATTATATCAGGCCAGGTTATGCGATGAGTTTAATTTAA